In a single window of the Papaver somniferum cultivar HN1 chromosome 8, ASM357369v1, whole genome shotgun sequence genome:
- the LOC113304399 gene encoding uncharacterized protein LOC113304399, with the protein MSFKSGDTITKVLKKVGADKLGKGVNETVKKFTPSNSSKITMGRAKRGLYGGVHIKFGDQVSEDGGNRTRRTWKPNVQEKRLFSYILDRHVRVKVTTHALRCIDKAGGVDEYLLKTPYQKMDTEIGSYWKSTIEKMYEELEIYN; encoded by the exons atgtctttcaaatcaggggatACGATTACCAAAGTGCTGAAAAAAGTTGGGGCAGACAAATTAGGAAAAGGAGTAAATGAAACAGTGAAGAAATTTACACCAAGTAATAGTAGTAAGATTACAATGGGAAGAGCTAAAAGAGGTCTTTATGGTGGTGTGCATATTAAATTTGGTGATCAAGTTAGTGAAGATGGTGGTAACAG GACAAGGCGAACATGGAAACCAAACGTACAGGAAAAACGACTCTTCAGCTACATACTTGATCGTCATGTTCGTGTCAAGGTCACCACACATGCACTACGGTGCATTGACAAGGCAGGAGGGGTTGATGAGTACCTACTGAAAACTCCATACCAGAAGATGGACACAGAGATAGGTTCTTACTGGAAATCTACAATTGAAAAGATGTATGAAGAACTGGAAATCTACAATTGA
- the LOC113303704 gene encoding short-chain dehydrogenase reductase ATA1-like: MDQIIKDNNLCRGQRLKSKVAIITGGARGIGAATAKLFALNGAEVIIADILDDLGPDLAASIGGCYIHCDVTKESDVESAVNLALTRKGRLDIMFNNAGVSGANGSITTADMDAIKDIMAVNICGIIHGIKHAAKAMIKCGKGGSIICTSSSAAIMGGLASHGYTLTKEAMLGLARSTACELGVHGIRVNCISPHGVPSEMLVSGYRKILRNAKIGLKDVDKIISESGSLLPGRSGTMEDIAQAAIFLASDDAGYITGHNLVVDGGFTSAYSTLSFIYQ, from the exons ATGGATCAGATCATCAAAGACAATAACTTGTGCAGAGGACAAAG GTTGAAAAGCAAAGTTGCAATAATAACAGGTGGAGCTAGAGGAATTGGAGCGGCCACAGCCAAGTTATTTGCCCTGAATGGAGCCGAAGTGATCATCGCGGATATCCTTGACGACTTAGGCCCTGATCTTGCTGCTTCAATAGGGGGCTGCTATATTCACTGTGACGTTACTAAAGAATCCGACGTAGAATCAGCTGTAAACTTGGCGCTAACTAGGAAAGGCCGGTTAGACATCATGTTCAACAATGCTGGTGTATCTGGGGCTAACGGAAGCATCACAACTGCTGATATGGACGCAATCAAAGACATAATGGCTGTTAACATATGTGGTATAATTCACGGTATCAAACATGCAGCTAAAGCTATGATCAAATGCGGCAAAGGAGGCTCTATCATTTGCACGTCCAGCTCAGCCGCGATTATGGGAGGGTTAGCATCCCATGGGTACACATTGACCAAGGAAGCAATGCTAGGATTAGCCAGGAGCACAGCATGTGAACTTGGAGTTCATGGAATTCGCGTCAACTGCATTTCTCCCCACGGAGTACCATCCGAGATGTTAGTTAGTGGATACAGGAAAATCCTAAGAAACGCTAAAATTGGTCTTAAGGATGTCGATAAGATCATTTCTGAATCTGGCAGTTTATTGCCAGGGAGGAGCGGCACCATGGAAGATATTGCTCAAGCAGCAATCTTTCTAGCAAGTGATGATGCTGGTTATATTACTGGGCATAAccttgttgtagatggtggattcaCTTCCGCATATAGTACCTTAAGCTTCATTTACCAgtaa
- the LOC113306096 gene encoding beta-1,3-galactosyltransferase sqv-2-like, whose protein sequence is MPSRWLVLASLSSISLLLYFLFLLFTLQIKSPLLLLSPSNSPILLDNTPRPRTQFSLLIGILTRPDLYDRRHFLRLIYGIQSSPIAEIHIKFVFCNLTKNEQRIFIALEILRFNDIIILNCTENMNSGKTYTYFSSLTRTLPRSYDYVMKADDDVFIRLIPLASSLAPLPRTDMYYGFVIPCTSQNPFVEYMSGMGFVLSWDLVQWITQSSIPANHTYGPEDKTVGKWLKMGNKTKNRFSNKPAMYDYPGTNGKCSHELISETIAVHRLKRWDQWLDVLTFFNVTETLKPSYMYHL, encoded by the coding sequence ATGCCAAGTAGGTGGCTGGTTTTAGCTTCTTTATCATCCATCTCTCTGCTTCTCTACTTCCTCTTCCTTTTGTTCACTCTTCAAATCAAATCCCCTTTGCTATTACTGTCACCCAGTAACAGTCCCATCTTGCTCGACAACACGCCCCGACCCCGAACCCAATTCAGCCTCCTAATCGGAATTCTAACTCGGCCTGACTTGTACGACCGGCGCCATTTCCTCCGACTAATCTATGGAATCCAATCATCTCCTATTGCTGAAATCCACATTAAGTTTGTATTTTGTAACTTGACGAAGAACGAACAACGGATTTTCATAGCTTTAGAAATACTCCGCTTCAATGACATTATCATACTCAACTGCACCGAGAACATGAACTCCGGTAAGAcatacacatacttctcttctctCACTCGAACTCTACCACGGAGTTATGATTATGTGATGAAAGCTGATGATGATGTGTTCATAAGATTAATACCATTAGCATCATCGTTGGCGCCTTTGCCTAGAACAGACATGTATTACGGGTTTGTTATTCCTTGTACTAGTCAGAACCCATTTGTGGAGTATATGTCGGGAATGGGATTTGTATTGTCATGGGACCTCGTCCAATGGATTACACAATCCAGCATTCCTGCTAATCACACCTATGGCCCTGAAGATAAGACGGTGGGGAAATGGTTGAAGATGGGGAACAAGACAAAGAATCGATTTTCAAATAAACCTGCTATGTATGATTATCCTGGAACTAATGGGAAATGTTCGCATGAGCTTATATCAGAAACTATAGCTGTTCATAGGCTCAAGAGATGGGATCAATGGTTGGATGTTTTAACCTTTTTCAATGTTACTGAAACTCTTAAACCTTCATATATGTACCATCTTTGA